In Salvia miltiorrhiza cultivar Shanhuang (shh) chromosome 4, IMPLAD_Smil_shh, whole genome shotgun sequence, the DNA window cttcatccgttccACAAATCTTAATGCAATTTTCTTTTATggccgttccacgaatcttgaagcatttctaaatatagtaaaaatTAGCTAAAAAATAAGGGTTGTTGATTAcacttttctactttatcaattttctactttattacgtACACAtttctactttatcatttttctactttattatctacacacttaaaacactaatcttcaactccttaattcctgtatcgaaaagaatttcatcaagattcgtgggacggagggagtaacatagattttaataaaataattgagtgTTGTCAGTAGAATAAGGATCTCactttatgtgagtgttaaaataattaaagtggaataACGGTATCACctaattttactaaaaataaaaataaataccaaAAAATGGAATGgactaaaatagaaatatggatactaaaagttggaaTCGAGGGAGTACTATTATACATAATTCAATTggaatatttatatacataGGGGAGACGTGCAAGTAAGaaccattaaataaaataagaacgaagTCATTTTCAGCTATTCTATCATTAAGATTTTCAGGGATGCATCATTTTGGTGGATAAATTTAGCacttgggtttgaatcctgaagagagtaatttttttattttttctagtgCAATATTTCTATTCAACAATATGTACAGGAACTTGGTTTGCTTTGATATAAGCAGCCGATGCGAGCGTGAGGTTATGATTTTACCAGACAATAATACTCGTCCGCATTTTTTGTCTTGGAAGGCATCTGCCACGTATAAACATAATGTAATGTGTGGTCTAAATTTGGATCTATATATACTAACCTTTGGCCTCATGCAAACATTAATCGCTATATCGATAGGTCAATATAcacacatttttattttattaatttgaaaTGCCCTCCATATTGTATACaagaaaaattaatttgttCTAGTAATTCATTGCATGTTTATATCATTTCTTCCGTTTGATTGGCTGATTAACATTAGACATAGCAAAATATGAACAACTATAACCTCTAAAAAGGTAGTCTTaatgcaatttaattaaatacaaacACCAAATCTAGCACATCGGTAAAAGACGATGTGTAAGATTCTTGAAATATATAAAAACGAAAAGTGCGCCCTATTATATAACGCactagacatatatatatatatatatataccgcCACGCCCATCGATTATTAATTTGTAGCCGGAGTCGCTCAAAGTGGGGGCAAATTTTGGAAATTAAAATTCTCATCAACAAGCAAGTCATCCCACTCCCATAGACTACTGCTCTTTTGTAGGTTTAAACTCCAATGTGAATTATCTTCCCCACTTTCCTGAAAATTCATGCAAGGAAAGTAAATACATCACTCAAATTAAAGCTTCTTTGTATAGGTATTGATAATTAGTAGTCACCGATATTTACCTCTAGAAGATGATTGTCAAATTGTGGCTCTTGACATGCTTCCTTGTGGTGATGGAGATTATATGCATCTTGTTGATGGTGATTACTGTGTATTTGGTCGGCATTTATATTGCGAAAATCTTCACGTCccataatattattttcatttgtaGCGTTGCTGCCATTGAAGAAGATAGTGTTGTCAACACTCCCAATCTCTTTGGATTGGCTCATTGAGTCTGATTTTATGCATTGCAAGCCACTTCCCATCTCGTCGTAGAGGGATTGCACCATTTCCGATGTGCTAGGGTTTATCGCCGTCGTGGTTGTGGTCGGCCTGAATATATATTCAAGAAAAACTTTCAAGAAAATTCTCTGTT includes these proteins:
- the LOC131021798 gene encoding uncharacterized protein LOC131021798; its protein translation is MVQSLYDEMGSGLQCIKSDSMSQSKEIGSVDNTIFFNGSNATNENNIMGREDFRNINADQIHSNHHQQDAYNLHHHKEACQEPQFDNHLLEESGEDNSHWSLNLQKSSSLWEWDDLLVDENFNFQNLPPL